One Curtobacterium sp. BH-2-1-1 genomic region harbors:
- a CDS encoding LysR family transcriptional regulator, producing MSSIDLIDTEPVETRLLEQFVTVAAEGSVTRAAERLWAAQSTVSAGIASLERSFGVRLFDRTGRHLVLTTAGEDLLPHARAVLESLDRMHDLATVDDADLRGRVRLGIFTSMDIVDLTGVLRRFRQRHPLVAVELMTSPSGTTGLVQDLVAGRLDIAYTGLPAVPAGVEVAPLREMPFRVFTAADHRFAGRRSVSLAELADEPFIDTAHGFGNRIILDTALERLGIRRRIVAEMNDMPAVIRFASAGLGVGVVPDSGVRHDGAVLELEDEVDPLRIGLAMRTSPEPNRAVRTLARDIVAARVDVAAQPG from the coding sequence ATGTCGTCCATCGACCTGATCGATACTGAACCGGTGGAGACCCGCCTGCTCGAACAGTTCGTCACCGTCGCCGCCGAGGGCAGCGTCACCCGCGCCGCCGAACGGCTCTGGGCGGCGCAGTCCACGGTGTCCGCGGGGATCGCGTCACTCGAGCGGAGCTTCGGGGTCCGGCTGTTCGACCGCACCGGACGGCACCTCGTGCTGACGACCGCTGGTGAGGACCTGCTCCCCCACGCCCGCGCCGTGCTGGAGTCCCTCGACCGGATGCACGACCTCGCGACCGTCGACGACGCCGACCTGCGGGGACGGGTCCGGCTCGGCATCTTCACGAGCATGGACATCGTCGACCTCACGGGCGTACTGCGGCGGTTCCGGCAGCGGCACCCGCTGGTCGCGGTGGAGCTCATGACCTCGCCCTCCGGGACGACCGGGCTCGTGCAGGATCTGGTCGCCGGGCGGCTCGACATCGCCTACACGGGCCTCCCGGCGGTCCCGGCCGGGGTCGAGGTGGCGCCGCTCCGAGAGATGCCGTTCCGGGTCTTCACGGCCGCCGACCACCGCTTCGCCGGTCGTCGCTCGGTCTCGCTCGCCGAGCTCGCCGACGAGCCGTTCATCGACACCGCGCACGGTTTCGGCAACCGGATCATCCTCGACACCGCGCTGGAGCGGCTCGGGATCCGGCGGCGGATCGTCGCGGAGATGAACGACATGCCCGCGGTGATCCGGTTCGCGTCGGCCGGCCTCGGCGTCGGCGTCGTCCCGGACTCCGGGGTGCGCCACGACGGTGCGGTGCTCGAGCTCGAGGACGAGGTCGACCCCCTGCGCATCGGCCTCGCGATGCGGACGAGTCCGGAGCCGAACCGAGCGGTGCGCACGCTGGCGCGCGACATCGTGGCGGCGCGCGTCGACGTCGCTGCGCAGCCGGGCTGA
- a CDS encoding MFS transporter yields the protein MSTATASAPTSSTVATASERVAAPRGRRAHTRRRHGVGFWAVAFAFLAVMAFATVPAPLYVIYQARDGFPTFTTTVVFAAYGVGVVGSLYLAGHLSDVHGRRPLILVSVALELVAAVLFLLWNDVSGLIVARLVTGLGVGLLTATATAHLGELRVRATGSQSSAGGAGVVAGVVNLGGLSLGALVGGALAEFVGQPLMVPYVVFVVALAVAFVVVLAAPETVDRPTSPVPYRPQRLQAPEGQAGAFWTAGTAAFAALAVQGLFTSVAPTFLGTTFHVTDRLAAGATTFGVFAASAVSQIVFARLSQRAQIRLGMVLLVGGLVVLAGAAVVLQVAGFIGGGVVAGAGVGLLFRASIGSAGALVGPERRGGVLAATFLIAYAGLTVPVVAVGAALLVLPTLPVLLGYVVFVVVLAVVAGTRLAARA from the coding sequence ATGTCAACCGCCACCGCATCCGCTCCCACGTCGTCGACCGTCGCCACCGCGAGCGAGCGCGTCGCCGCCCCGCGTGGACGACGAGCGCACACGCGCCGTCGGCACGGCGTCGGGTTCTGGGCCGTGGCGTTCGCGTTCCTCGCGGTGATGGCGTTCGCGACCGTGCCCGCACCGCTCTACGTCATCTACCAGGCACGCGACGGCTTCCCGACCTTCACGACGACCGTGGTCTTCGCGGCGTACGGCGTGGGCGTCGTCGGGTCCCTGTACCTCGCCGGACACCTCAGCGACGTGCACGGACGGCGCCCGCTCATCCTCGTGTCGGTGGCGCTCGAGCTCGTCGCAGCGGTGCTCTTCCTGCTCTGGAACGACGTCAGCGGCCTCATCGTCGCCCGGCTCGTGACCGGGCTCGGGGTCGGGCTCCTGACGGCGACGGCGACCGCGCACCTCGGCGAGCTGCGGGTCCGGGCGACGGGCTCGCAGTCGTCGGCCGGTGGGGCGGGCGTGGTTGCGGGGGTCGTGAACCTCGGCGGGCTGTCGCTCGGCGCCCTCGTCGGTGGAGCGCTCGCGGAGTTCGTCGGGCAGCCGCTCATGGTGCCGTACGTCGTGTTCGTCGTGGCGCTGGCCGTCGCGTTCGTGGTGGTGCTCGCCGCCCCGGAGACCGTCGACCGTCCCACGTCGCCCGTGCCCTACCGCCCGCAGCGACTGCAGGCGCCGGAGGGGCAGGCCGGAGCGTTCTGGACCGCCGGCACCGCCGCGTTCGCCGCGCTCGCGGTGCAGGGACTCTTCACCTCGGTCGCGCCGACCTTCCTCGGGACGACCTTCCACGTGACCGACCGGCTCGCCGCCGGAGCCACCACGTTCGGGGTGTTCGCGGCGAGCGCGGTGTCGCAGATCGTCTTCGCCCGGCTGTCGCAGCGGGCGCAGATCCGCCTCGGGATGGTCCTGCTCGTCGGTGGTCTGGTCGTCCTGGCCGGTGCCGCGGTGGTGCTGCAGGTGGCCGGGTTCATCGGCGGCGGGGTCGTCGCGGGAGCCGGCGTCGGGCTGCTGTTCCGCGCGTCGATCGGCAGCGCGGGCGCCCTCGTCGGCCCGGAACGTCGCGGCGGCGTCCTCGCCGCGACCTTCCTCATCGCCTACGCCGGGCTGACCGTGCCGGTGGTGGCGGTCGGGGCTGCGCTCCTCGTGCTGCCGACGCTGCCCGTGCTGCTCGGGTACGTCGTGTTCGTGGTCGTACTGGCCGTCGTCGCCGGGACCCGCCTGGCGGCGCGGGCCTGA
- a CDS encoding DUF308 domain-containing protein, which produces MSDSVDDSGQRARYWPIPVLRAVPAAIVAIVITFSSNHAAGYGLLLFGGFAAVDGLVLLLAGATRLPADGRSRRTTLLQAVITLVAAVAAFACNGLGLPAFIAVVVAFAVLTGALELTQGLRARGRSPFARDWTTVGGLTLLLAVAFLVTPPDYSQELGGVERVTGTLDASIVLVGLLGAYLAITAVFHVIAGLSHKWGTAAPAATPDGAPHA; this is translated from the coding sequence GTGTCCGACTCCGTGGACGACTCCGGCCAGCGCGCGCGGTACTGGCCGATCCCCGTCCTCCGGGCTGTGCCAGCCGCGATCGTGGCCATCGTCATCACCTTCTCGTCCAACCACGCGGCGGGCTACGGCCTGCTGCTGTTCGGTGGGTTCGCGGCGGTGGACGGACTCGTGCTGCTGCTCGCGGGCGCGACTCGGCTCCCGGCGGACGGACGGTCGCGCCGGACGACCCTCCTGCAGGCGGTGATCACCCTCGTCGCCGCGGTCGCCGCGTTCGCGTGCAACGGCCTCGGCCTGCCGGCGTTCATCGCGGTCGTCGTCGCCTTCGCCGTCCTCACCGGGGCGCTCGAGCTCACGCAGGGGCTCCGCGCCCGTGGGCGTTCGCCGTTCGCGCGCGACTGGACGACCGTCGGCGGCCTGACGCTGCTGCTCGCCGTCGCCTTCCTGGTGACGCCGCCCGACTACTCGCAGGAGCTCGGCGGTGTCGAGCGGGTCACCGGCACGCTGGACGCCTCGATCGTCCTCGTCGGCCTGCTCGGCGCCTACCTCGCCATCACCGCGGTCTTCCACGTGATCGCCGGCCTCTCGCACAAGTGGGGAACGGCGGCCCCGGCCGCAACCCCGGACGGAGCACCACACGCATGA
- a CDS encoding DUF11 domain-containing protein, which produces MTAPNTPPGGRPPARSRRLRRVAAVASVLTALGVLAAPGLVPSASSADELAFPYENQFSTAAGGALHGDAAIVDGRLRLTDDVKDQAGAWSMQDTFPSDLGLEIEFSYAMYRDVDDPGADGLLLFLADGAAEQGVGSFGAGLGYACRRETSQGGGLSCDLPGVPGGFAGIAVDHYGNFSTPINYSGPGARPDTVSIRGSGDGVLGYRWVGAAPAPGGTETAGATLRKVRVTLLPGDAGELAVTVRLQDGDRMRTVLDRVPLHGDGQAPLPSTLRLGFAGATGSHVNVHEVDALRVWTPTDVAVTHDLAPSVPAGADVEYTVTARNAGVNASDPSALEVDAPDALRDVTWTCSAAAGSSCGTESGTGDVATDLGLPRDGTATVTIRGRTADDAEGTLESVATIRPAPRTADTNEDDNTSAASTTVAARVDAHVETDKSVSPSTAVEPGDEVEYTITARNRGPGTAEDVGAVDELPSAMRFVGSPDDCTAEGQDVTCRSGAALAAGETVSFRVRAQLDPAYSGDGSDVVNVATATSPSDPDGGDPSPGVGIVVVPGSDGGGDGGDGGPDGPGDGGDADTGPRDRAPDDRGARPAGDGGDGGDAGPARTGALAYTGTEDLGVVAAVAAVGVAAGATCWWLARRRARRRAAEDEVGSTPR; this is translated from the coding sequence ATGACAGCTCCCAACACCCCGCCGGGCGGTCGACCGCCCGCCAGGTCACGCCGGCTCCGCCGCGTCGCGGCCGTCGCGTCCGTCCTGACCGCGCTCGGTGTCCTCGCGGCACCCGGCCTCGTGCCGTCGGCCTCCTCGGCCGACGAGCTCGCCTTCCCCTACGAGAACCAGTTCTCCACCGCTGCCGGCGGCGCCCTGCACGGCGACGCGGCGATCGTCGACGGTCGGCTCCGGCTGACCGACGACGTCAAGGACCAGGCGGGAGCGTGGTCGATGCAGGACACGTTCCCGTCCGACCTCGGGCTCGAGATCGAGTTCAGCTACGCGATGTACCGCGACGTGGACGACCCGGGTGCCGACGGCCTGCTGCTGTTCCTCGCGGACGGCGCCGCCGAGCAGGGCGTCGGGTCGTTCGGGGCCGGGCTCGGGTACGCGTGCCGACGCGAGACGTCCCAGGGCGGTGGCCTCTCCTGCGACCTGCCCGGGGTGCCCGGCGGCTTCGCGGGCATCGCGGTCGACCACTACGGCAACTTCTCGACGCCGATCAACTACTCCGGTCCCGGGGCGCGCCCGGACACTGTGTCGATCCGTGGCTCCGGCGACGGGGTGCTCGGCTACCGCTGGGTCGGCGCTGCCCCCGCTCCCGGTGGCACGGAGACCGCCGGGGCGACGCTCCGGAAGGTCCGCGTAACCCTGCTCCCCGGTGACGCCGGAGAACTCGCGGTCACCGTCCGGCTGCAGGACGGGGACCGGATGCGGACCGTGCTCGACCGGGTCCCCCTGCACGGCGACGGCCAGGCACCGCTGCCGAGCACGCTCCGCCTCGGCTTCGCGGGGGCGACGGGCAGCCACGTCAACGTGCACGAGGTCGACGCCCTGCGCGTCTGGACCCCGACGGACGTCGCCGTCACGCACGACCTCGCGCCGAGCGTCCCGGCGGGTGCCGACGTCGAGTACACGGTGACCGCACGGAACGCCGGCGTGAACGCGTCGGACCCGAGCGCGCTCGAGGTCGACGCGCCCGACGCCCTGCGCGACGTCACGTGGACCTGCTCGGCGGCCGCTGGGTCGTCGTGCGGGACCGAATCGGGCACCGGCGACGTCGCCACCGATCTCGGCCTGCCGCGCGACGGGACGGCCACGGTGACGATCCGCGGCCGCACCGCCGACGACGCCGAGGGCACGCTCGAGAGCGTCGCCACGATCCGACCGGCGCCCCGCACCGCCGACACGAACGAGGACGACAACACCTCGGCGGCGAGCACCACGGTCGCTGCCCGGGTGGACGCACACGTCGAGACGGACAAGTCCGTGTCCCCCTCGACCGCGGTCGAGCCCGGTGACGAGGTCGAGTACACGATCACCGCCCGCAACCGGGGCCCGGGTACCGCCGAGGACGTCGGGGCGGTCGACGAGCTGCCGAGTGCGATGCGGTTCGTCGGGTCGCCGGACGACTGCACGGCCGAGGGGCAGGACGTGACCTGTCGCTCCGGTGCCGCGCTCGCCGCGGGGGAGACCGTGTCGTTCCGAGTCCGGGCGCAGCTCGACCCGGCGTACTCCGGGGACGGGTCGGACGTGGTGAACGTCGCGACCGCGACGTCGCCGAGCGATCCGGACGGCGGCGACCCCTCGCCGGGCGTCGGGATCGTGGTGGTCCCCGGCAGCGACGGCGGTGGTGACGGCGGCGACGGCGGCCCCGACGGGCCGGGTGACGGCGGGGACGCTGACACGGGTCCGCGCGACCGGGCGCCCGACGACCGCGGGGCCCGTCCCGCAGGGGACGGTGGAGACGGCGGGGACGCCGGGCCGGCCCGGACCGGAGCGCTCGCCTACACCGGCACGGAGGACCTCGGCGTGGTCGCGGCGGTGGCGGCCGTCGGTGTGGCGGCCGGGGCGACGTGCTGGTGGCTCGCGCGGCGGCGTGCGCGCCGACGTGCGGCGGAGGACGAGGTCGGGTCGACGCCCCGCTGA
- a CDS encoding alpha-amylase family glycosyl hydrolase encodes MSTLRTPASTPRTTDPDWWRNAVVYQVYPRSFADTDADGLGDLAGVTSRVPYLASLGVDAVWLSPFFPSPLADGGYDVADYRDVDDRLGTLDDFDALVRALHEHDIRLIADIVPNHTSDEHAWFRAALAAGPGSPERARYVFRDGAGADGSLPPSDWVSNFGGSAWTRVPDGQWYLHLFAPEQPDLDWSNPEVRADFEDTLRFWSDRGVDGFRVDVAHGLAKDLSTPYRPSDEHHLPLDGSDPLYDRDEVHEIFAAWRRVLDEYDPPRAAVAEAWAPAPRRVLYARPTELGQAFNFDLLEAPFEDAAFRGIIDRNLSASAQSGASSTWVLSNHDVVRHATRYGLPDGTDTDAWLMTDGTTPSLDRARGLRRARAATLLMLALPGSSYVYQGEELGLQEAAAIPHEALQDPKWIRTGHTVKGRDGCRVPIPWTTSGPSFGFGAVAPHLPQPADFGASSVEAEDGDPASTLCLYRAATAARRDLQRGEDLAWIEAPDGVVAFARHDGWRSVTNFGTEPVELPAGEVVVSSGPLGDGVLPGETTVWLR; translated from the coding sequence GTGAGCACGCTTCGGACGCCGGCCAGCACGCCCCGCACGACCGACCCGGACTGGTGGCGGAACGCCGTCGTCTACCAGGTCTACCCGCGGAGCTTCGCGGACACGGACGCCGACGGGCTCGGCGACCTCGCGGGCGTGACGAGCCGCGTGCCCTACCTGGCGTCGCTCGGCGTCGACGCGGTCTGGCTGTCGCCGTTCTTCCCCTCCCCGCTGGCGGACGGCGGCTACGACGTCGCCGACTACCGGGACGTCGACGATCGCCTGGGCACACTCGACGACTTCGACGCACTGGTCCGTGCCCTCCACGAGCACGACATCCGGCTGATTGCGGACATCGTCCCGAACCACACCTCGGACGAGCACGCGTGGTTCCGTGCCGCGCTCGCCGCGGGCCCCGGCTCGCCCGAGCGCGCTCGGTACGTGTTCCGGGACGGTGCCGGTGCCGACGGGTCGCTCCCGCCGAGCGACTGGGTGTCGAACTTCGGCGGCAGCGCCTGGACCCGCGTGCCCGACGGCCAGTGGTACCTGCACCTGTTCGCGCCCGAGCAGCCGGACCTCGACTGGTCGAACCCGGAGGTCCGTGCCGACTTCGAGGACACGCTGCGCTTCTGGTCCGACCGCGGGGTCGACGGCTTCCGGGTGGACGTCGCGCACGGCCTGGCGAAGGACCTGTCGACCCCGTACCGTCCGTCCGACGAGCACCACCTGCCGCTCGACGGCTCCGACCCGCTCTACGACCGCGACGAGGTGCACGAGATCTTCGCGGCGTGGCGCCGGGTGCTCGACGAGTACGACCCGCCGCGAGCCGCCGTGGCGGAGGCCTGGGCGCCCGCGCCGCGCCGCGTGCTCTACGCCCGGCCGACCGAGCTCGGGCAGGCCTTCAACTTCGACCTGCTCGAGGCGCCGTTCGAGGACGCGGCGTTCCGGGGCATCATCGACCGGAACCTGTCGGCGTCGGCGCAGTCCGGCGCGTCGAGCACCTGGGTGCTGTCGAACCACGACGTCGTCCGGCACGCGACCCGGTACGGCCTGCCGGACGGCACGGACACCGATGCGTGGCTCATGACCGACGGCACGACACCGTCGCTCGATCGTGCACGGGGGCTCCGGCGGGCGCGGGCGGCGACGCTGCTGATGCTGGCGCTGCCCGGTTCGTCGTACGTCTACCAGGGCGAGGAACTCGGGCTGCAAGAAGCCGCGGCGATCCCGCACGAGGCGCTGCAGGACCCGAAGTGGATCCGCACCGGGCACACCGTGAAGGGGCGGGACGGGTGTCGCGTGCCGATCCCGTGGACCACGTCCGGGCCGTCGTTCGGGTTCGGGGCGGTCGCACCGCACCTGCCGCAGCCGGCCGACTTCGGCGCGTCCTCGGTCGAGGCGGAGGACGGCGACCCCGCGTCGACCCTCTGCCTGTACCGCGCGGCGACCGCTGCCCGACGGGACCTGCAGCGGGGCGAGGACCTCGCGTGGATCGAGGCGCCGGACGGGGTCGTGGCGTTCGCGCGGCACGACGGGTGGCGTTCCGTCACGAACTTCGGGACCGAGCCGGTGGAGCTGCCCGCCGGCGAGGTCGTCGTGTCGTCCGGTCCGCTCGGCGACGGGGTGCTCCCCGGGGAGACCACCGTCTGGTTGCGCTGA
- a CDS encoding NADPH-dependent FMN reductase — translation MTNVLALVGSLRAESINRKLAEAAAHHAPEGIELSTFDGIVDLPFYNEDIDGDTPPASAVAFRDAVAAADAVLLVTPEYNGTIPAVLKNALDWGSRPFGASPLSGKPLAVIGSAFGQFGGVWAHDDARKVAGIAGAKVLEDVKVAIPQSVVRFAETHPREDAEVTTLVQGALTALAEATEEQAAA, via the coding sequence ATGACGAACGTCCTCGCCCTCGTCGGCAGCCTCCGCGCCGAGTCCATCAACCGCAAGCTCGCCGAGGCGGCTGCGCACCACGCCCCGGAGGGCATCGAGCTGTCGACCTTCGACGGCATCGTCGACCTGCCCTTCTACAACGAGGACATCGACGGCGACACCCCGCCCGCCTCGGCCGTCGCCTTCCGCGACGCGGTCGCCGCCGCCGACGCCGTCCTGCTCGTCACCCCCGAGTACAACGGCACCATCCCGGCCGTCCTGAAGAACGCGCTGGACTGGGGTTCGCGTCCGTTCGGCGCCTCGCCGCTGTCCGGCAAGCCGCTCGCCGTCATCGGCTCGGCCTTCGGCCAGTTCGGCGGCGTCTGGGCGCACGACGACGCCCGCAAGGTCGCCGGGATCGCCGGCGCGAAGGTCCTCGAGGACGTCAAGGTCGCCATCCCGCAGTCGGTGGTCCGGTTCGCCGAGACCCACCCGCGCGAGGACGCCGAGGTCACCACGCTCGTCCAGGGCGCCCTCACCGCGCTCGCCGAGGCGACCGAGGAGCAGGCCGCAGCCTGA
- a CDS encoding RNA polymerase sigma factor has translation MTTGTDTDEAIVRAVARGDKSALARAFDRYAATLTRYAWALVDDRQDVEEIVQDAFLTLWQRAETLELPADTMLPWLLVVCRNHAFNTGRKQARRRADELPEQLAAPDDHAEARERLRWVRDEIAALPETDRRICELCLLEGHSYAEAAEMLGLSVGAVTQRVSRSRRRLKKVVMHDEH, from the coding sequence GTGACGACCGGTACCGACACGGACGAGGCGATCGTCCGTGCGGTGGCACGGGGCGACAAGAGCGCGCTCGCCCGGGCGTTCGACCGGTACGCCGCGACCCTCACCCGCTACGCCTGGGCACTCGTCGACGACCGCCAGGACGTCGAGGAGATCGTGCAGGACGCCTTCCTGACGCTCTGGCAGCGTGCCGAGACCCTCGAGCTCCCGGCGGACACGATGCTCCCGTGGCTGCTCGTCGTGTGCCGGAACCACGCGTTCAACACCGGCCGGAAGCAGGCCCGCCGTCGCGCCGACGAGCTCCCCGAGCAGCTCGCCGCACCCGACGACCACGCCGAGGCCCGTGAGCGCCTCCGCTGGGTCCGCGACGAGATCGCCGCGCTGCCCGAGACCGACCGACGCATCTGCGAACTGTGCCTCCTCGAGGGGCACTCCTACGCCGAGGCCGCCGAGATGCTGGGCCTCAGCGTCGGTGCGGTCACCCAGCGGGTCTCCCGCTCCCGACGCCGACTCAAGAAGGTGGTGATGCACGATGAACACTGA
- a CDS encoding DUF4166 domain-containing protein codes for MTRSPYELSTPPDVLARLHPRLSTYFGAIPPGHVGRGEGLFDVVGTPRRWLWPVLAWFARDAVMFPVWERDVPFTVENRPARVGRGQAVQEVRVAVRAHRTFRFRSGSRTMVDAITAGPDGLVDHLGRRGRVSALLRAEVDAQGPDAGALRLVSTRVSFRALGRETRLPSRIAPHVTLVERFDDDADQQRVSLVLSAPLVGTLYRYEGAFRYEIAPDTGRG; via the coding sequence GTGACCCGGTCGCCATACGAGCTGTCCACACCGCCCGACGTGCTGGCCCGGTTGCACCCGCGACTGTCGACCTACTTCGGCGCGATCCCGCCCGGACACGTCGGCCGTGGCGAGGGCCTCTTCGACGTCGTCGGCACGCCCCGCCGCTGGCTCTGGCCGGTACTCGCGTGGTTCGCCCGCGACGCCGTCATGTTCCCGGTCTGGGAACGGGACGTCCCCTTCACGGTCGAGAACCGCCCGGCTCGCGTCGGTCGCGGGCAGGCGGTCCAGGAGGTCCGGGTCGCCGTCCGCGCGCACCGCACCTTCCGCTTCCGCTCCGGCTCCCGCACGATGGTCGACGCCATCACCGCCGGACCCGACGGGCTCGTCGACCACCTCGGTCGCCGTGGGCGCGTCAGCGCCCTGCTCCGGGCGGAGGTCGACGCGCAGGGGCCGGACGCGGGCGCCCTGCGCCTGGTCTCCACCCGTGTGTCGTTCCGTGCGCTGGGACGCGAGACGCGCCTCCCGAGCCGCATCGCACCGCATGTGACGCTCGTGGAACGATTCGATGACGATGCCGACCAGCAGCGCGTGTCCCTGGTGCTCTCGGCCCCGCTGGTCGGCACGCTGTACCGGTACGAGGGGGCGTTCCGGTACGAGATCGCGCCGGACACAGGACGGGGATGA
- a CDS encoding DHA2 family efflux MFS transporter permease subunit: MPSRRPFQGDPGLPQRYRHRYLILAVCCMSLFIVSMDATVVNVALPSIGRELGSSISGLQWTIDAYTLVLASLLLLSGSTADRIGRRTTFQIGLALFTVGSLLCSLAPGVGWLVVFRMVQAVGGSMMNPVAMSIITATFDDAKERARAVGVWGAVVGVSMGLGPLVGGALTDTVGWRAIFWINVPIGIAAIVLTFLFIPESKSPEPRRLDPVGQVLVIVLLATLVGGLIEGPRLGWTSPAALGLFVLAAASLVVLVAVERRRREPLIDVRFFRSIPFSAAVVTAIGAFGANGAFLFLNALYLQEVRGMSPFQAGLWTLPAAVATMLVSPLSGRLVGSIGTRVPLVLAGIGVGGAGAILTTIDATTPMRVLVVAFVLFGFGFGMVNAPITNTAVSGMPRAQSGSAAAVASTSRQTGVSLGVALAGTVTGASAVATVGAGFAVATHAMWWIVVGIGAGIVLVGYLSTSAAAKRSVAGIAHLLDA, translated from the coding sequence GTGCCGTCACGGCGGCCGTTCCAGGGCGACCCGGGCCTGCCGCAGCGGTACCGGCACCGGTACCTCATCCTCGCGGTCTGCTGCATGAGCCTGTTCATCGTCTCGATGGACGCCACCGTGGTGAACGTCGCCCTGCCCTCGATCGGGCGTGAACTCGGCAGCTCCATCTCCGGGCTGCAGTGGACGATCGACGCCTACACGCTCGTCCTCGCCAGCCTGCTCCTGCTCTCCGGCTCCACCGCCGACCGCATCGGCCGCCGCACCACCTTCCAGATCGGGCTCGCGCTCTTCACGGTCGGGTCGCTGCTGTGCTCGCTCGCGCCCGGGGTGGGCTGGCTCGTCGTCTTCCGCATGGTCCAGGCGGTGGGCGGTTCGATGATGAACCCGGTCGCGATGTCGATCATCACGGCCACCTTCGACGACGCGAAGGAGCGTGCCCGTGCCGTCGGCGTCTGGGGTGCCGTCGTCGGTGTGTCGATGGGGCTCGGTCCGCTGGTCGGCGGCGCGCTGACGGACACCGTCGGCTGGCGCGCGATCTTCTGGATCAACGTGCCGATCGGCATCGCGGCGATCGTGCTGACGTTCCTGTTCATCCCCGAGTCGAAGTCGCCGGAGCCCCGACGGCTCGACCCCGTCGGCCAGGTGCTCGTGATCGTGCTCCTGGCGACGCTCGTCGGCGGGCTCATCGAGGGGCCGCGGCTCGGCTGGACGTCACCGGCCGCCCTCGGGCTGTTCGTCCTCGCCGCGGCGTCGCTCGTCGTGCTCGTCGCCGTCGAGCGCCGTCGCCGCGAACCGCTCATCGACGTCCGGTTCTTCCGGAGCATCCCGTTCTCGGCCGCGGTCGTCACTGCGATCGGCGCGTTCGGCGCCAACGGGGCGTTCCTCTTCCTCAACGCGCTCTACCTGCAGGAGGTCCGGGGCATGTCGCCGTTCCAGGCCGGCCTGTGGACGCTGCCCGCCGCGGTCGCGACGATGCTCGTCTCGCCGCTGTCCGGGCGGCTCGTCGGCTCGATCGGCACCCGGGTCCCGCTCGTCCTCGCCGGCATCGGCGTCGGCGGCGCCGGGGCGATCCTCACGACGATCGACGCCACGACACCGATGCGGGTGCTCGTCGTCGCCTTCGTGCTGTTCGGGTTCGGGTTCGGCATGGTGAACGCGCCGATCACGAACACGGCCGTCTCGGGCATGCCCCGCGCGCAGTCCGGGTCCGCTGCGGCCGTCGCGTCCACGAGCCGGCAGACCGGGGTGTCGCTCGGGGTCGCACTCGCCGGCACCGTGACCGGCGCGAGTGCGGTCGCGACCGTCGGCGCCGGGTTCGCCGTGGCCACGCACGCGATGTGGTGGATCGTCGTCGGGATCGGAGCTGGGATCGTCCTCGTCGGGTACCTGTCGACCTCGGCTGCGGCGAAGCGCTCGGTCGCCGGCATCGCGCACCTGCTCGACGCCTGA
- a CDS encoding cation diffusion facilitator family transporter: MGHDHGAGHSHGHASERALLIAFCISATILLAEVVGAVVTGSLALLVDAGHMVVDTGGLGIGLVATRLARRSPTAQRTWGFQRAEVLGATAQAAILLAVGVYVIISAIQRLFVPAEIHSGPLLVFGIIGLVGNLVAYAVLLRASGEGFTSRAARLEVLNDTLGSVAVIAAAVVLMLTGWERADSVAAILIGLLILPRAIRLLRETANVLLESTPPGLDLDDVRGHILELDHVIAVHDLHATLVATGVPNLTAHVVVDDECFSTAHAPRILDELQQCVAEHFDVPVEHSTFQLEPASHRRHEHEVHA, from the coding sequence ATGGGACACGACCACGGAGCAGGGCACTCGCACGGGCACGCGTCCGAGCGCGCACTGCTCATCGCGTTCTGCATCTCGGCGACGATCCTGCTGGCCGAGGTCGTCGGTGCCGTCGTGACCGGATCGCTCGCCCTGCTCGTCGACGCCGGGCACATGGTCGTCGACACCGGCGGGCTCGGCATCGGCCTCGTGGCGACGCGGCTCGCACGACGCTCGCCGACCGCGCAGCGCACGTGGGGCTTCCAGCGCGCCGAGGTGCTCGGGGCCACGGCGCAGGCGGCGATCCTGCTCGCCGTCGGCGTCTACGTGATCATCTCGGCGATCCAGCGGCTGTTCGTGCCGGCGGAGATCCACTCCGGTCCGCTGCTCGTGTTCGGGATCATCGGCCTCGTCGGCAACCTCGTGGCGTACGCCGTGCTGCTCCGGGCCTCCGGCGAGGGGTTCACCTCGCGGGCCGCCCGGCTCGAGGTCCTCAACGACACCCTCGGCTCCGTCGCGGTCATCGCCGCCGCGGTCGTCCTCATGCTGACCGGGTGGGAGCGTGCGGACTCGGTCGCGGCGATCCTGATCGGGCTGCTCATCCTGCCGCGGGCCATCCGGCTGCTGCGCGAGACCGCCAACGTCCTGCTCGAGTCGACGCCCCCGGGGCTCGACCTCGACGACGTCCGGGGGCACATCCTCGAACTCGACCACGTCATCGCCGTGCACGACCTGCACGCGACCCTCGTGGCCACCGGGGTGCCAAACCTGACCGCGCACGTGGTGGTGGACGACGAGTGCTTCTCGACGGCGCACGCCCCGCGGATCCTCGACGAGCTGCAGCAGTGCGTGGCGGAGCACTTCGACGTCCCCGTGGAGCACTCGACGTTCCAGCTGGAGCCGGCGTCGCACCGGCGGCACGAGCACGAGGTGCACGCCTAG